The stretch of DNA ATTGCTGAATGGATGCAGAATTCACAGGGATATCAGGCTTGCAGAGGAGGTAGCAGAGAGGGTCTTTGAACTGGAACCTGAAAACACCGGGTACTACGTTCTTCTTGCCAACATATATGCTGAGGCTGAGAGATGGGAGGCTGTAAGGAAGCTGAGGAACAAGATCGGCGGCCGGGGGCTCCGGGAGAAAACTGGCTGCAGCTGGATTGAGGCCAGGGGCAGGGTTCAGGTCTTCGTCGCAGGCAACCGGAGTCATCCACAGGGGACAAGGATTGCGGAGTTCCTGGATGAAGTTGCCAGAAGAATGCAGGAAGAAGGCCATGATCCGAAGAAGAGATATGCTCTGATGGGCGCCGACGACGCGGTGAACGGCGAGGCACTCTGTGGCCACAGCTCAAAGCTCGCCGTCGCGTTCGGGGTGCTGAATCTGTCGGAAGGGCGTCCGATCCGCGTGACGAAGAACTCGAGGGTTTGCACTCACTGCCACGAGGCTGCCAAGTTCATATCCAAGATGTGCAGCAGAGACATCATATTGAGGGATTCGAACAGGTTCCATCATTTTGAACAGGGCAGGTGCTCTTGCAGAGGTTACTGGTAGCAAAACAACTGCTGTGTAACATGTGTTGCATTTCATTTACAGATGAGGTGTTCTTGTAGTACTATCATTGTACCATGCTGATTCCCTTGTTACAGTACGAAGAGGTTGCCTGTCACATTCACAACGTTGGGGGAAAATGACTTTGTAAGAAACATCAGTTGCAGCTCTACAAAATCAGAAGGAAACCAAAAGATTTAAGCACATTTCTCTATCTTCGATGAACTACCTACACAAACCCAATCGTTCTATACCGAAACCATAAATATATAATGCCACGCAACAAAGACATACATGTCTATTCTAGCAGCACATCAGAGCACAAGATTTCAGTACCACATGACTTGTCTCATTACAAACAAGAGTTTCTGCAGGGCTCTAGAGTCccatataatgatatcccaaaagAAGAACCAACTGTTTGTCATTTCACTAGGACTAGTTGCAGTTGGATTGGGTTCATGAGTCAGGGCCAACATGCTGTGTTATAACCCAGGAAACTGTCCATAAGGTGACACCGCACATTTCTCCATCTATGGGAAATTATATACTTTGACCACCTTGGATGTGTCGCACACAATCAGGTTATCTGAATCAGTTGGAGCAGCACACAACCAATTTACCTGCCAAGATATGGATCAGAGATCAGTATTATGCCTAGAAATTTCAATGGCATGATAACCAACAAGATACGGTATTGGCGTTGTTAGTGCCACATCTAGCAAAAGACAATAATTCAAACAAAACTGAAGGTCTAGCTACAACCTTTTTCTTCACATCAATATCCAACACCAATTCACTATTGCTGTTTGTTTCAGGAGAAAATCCTTTGGACCAATCCCATACTTTCAGTGATGCGTCGTTACCACCTGAAACAAGGAACTTCCCCTTCTCACCAAACGCTGAAAATGCTCTGTTAAGTGGCTAATTAGTGAAACAGTGATATACGCAAGGAACACAGAAACAGCATAAAGGGACTTACACACAGGAGACAGCTGCAGTATGGCCACCCATTGAGTAATCAAGATGGATCCTTTTCCCTTGGCATTGATTATTGCTCCCATCCCCAAGATCATTTCTTTTCGAGCTCATGGCCAAACCGCCTGCCCGAGAAGGGCCTTTTGATTTTGCAGGGGCCAATTCATATTCTAGATCGACTACATCAACAACACCGTCCCCCCTTGCAACGGCACAAACTTTATACAACCCACCTAAAATGCCCTCTTCAGAAACTGCTACCGAGTGAACGAAAGCAGGGTTGAGACATTGCCCTGTACTACCCGAAGAATTGCTATTTTGCAATTCAGGTGATCCTGACATTCAACAGACATACGTTAACCGATCCGCATCGGAGAATGGCGAAGTGAAAAATAACAGGAATACAGCTTTTCAATGTATCGACAGATCTTTTCCTACTATGTAAACCAACTAATGCGACTCTTCGTTCTAATAGACACATAAGAGCTGCATTTAATATGCCTAAAGCAAGTTTCATGAGGTTTACTAGGAACTGTTAGGATGCATCATCATCAGGACAAGACATAAGTATCAGTTTGGAATAGCACAAGCAATATAAGCTGTGTACACGATTTTAATAGAAGAACGAGGTACCATAATCAATAGAAAATAGTGCTCGCCCTTTGGAGAAATCCCACACAGCAAGCTTTGAGTCAAGGCCACCAGTAATTGCTGTCAAATCAAGACGCTAATACATTTAAAATAACATATCAAAGATAGACATATAACAGTTCTTCCCTTATCAGTTGTAAAAAGAAGGAAGACGCAGGAGCAAATAAAAGTGTCAAATAAAACAAAGAAAAAGTGAACAATAACAATAACCTGTCCAAGGTCTCCAAGGAATGAATTGTACACTGCTGCAAATCTGTTGAAATGTTGCTAAGGAAGACAGGTTGCAGGGCAACAGAAACATTAAACTGGGAATAAGAATACGCAAAACAAAACTTAAAACACTGTTATTTGATGAAAAAGTACGAAAATCTCCAGACCATGTAAGGATACACTTGTGTGGGCTTCCCTCAATCTTTTGTACAAGCACTTTTGAGTGGTATTGACAATCTGTGAGAGGAATAGTCGAACTTACGAAGAGTGAAATAATTGACGAGTTATTATGCCAAAGAAGTAAC from Triticum urartu cultivar G1812 chromosome 3, Tu2.1, whole genome shotgun sequence encodes:
- the LOC125543174 gene encoding WD repeat-containing protein 53 isoform X1, which encodes MSETETAAAAATSTERKPRRLRGHKKGAVTCCVASSARPGVVASSGEDGCLCWFDLRTKDVLLTIEAANKPISSICFKSGNEDHVYVSAGNEILSFDIRMGSQSKPLETYNYNRDEINQIAVSSKGYLAAADDSGDIKIVNTTQKCLYKRLREAHTSICSSVQFIPWRPWTAITGGLDSKLAVWDFSKGRALFSIDYGSPELQNSNSSGSTGQCLNPAFVHSVAVSEEGILGGLYKVCAVARGDGVVDVVDLEYELAPAKSKGPSRAGGLAMSSKRNDLGDGSNNQCQGKRIHLDYSMGGHTAAVSCVAFSAFGEKGKFLVSGGNDASLKVWDWSKGFSPETNSNSELVLDIDVKKKVNWLCAAPTDSDNLIVCDTSKVVKVYNFP
- the LOC125543174 gene encoding WD repeat-containing protein 53 isoform X2, whose product is MSETETAAAAATSTERKPRRLRGHKKGAVTCCVASSARPGVVASSGEDGCLCWFDLRTKDVLLTIEAANKPISSICFKSGNEDHVYVSAGNEILSFDIRMGSQSKPLETYNYNRDEINQIAVSSKGYLAAADDSGDIKIVNTTQKCLYKRLREAHTSICSSVQFIPWRPWTAITGGLDSKLAVWDFSKGRALFSIDYGSPELQNSNSSGSTGQCLNPAFVHSVAVSEEGILGGLYKVCAVARGDGVVDVVDLEYELAPAKSKGPSRAGGLAMSSKRNDLGDGSNNQCQGKRIHLDYSMGGHTAAVSCVVW